A section of the Thermotoga caldifontis AZM44c09 genome encodes:
- a CDS encoding DUF4127 family protein — MKIAVLPMDNRPPNYDFLIDFATMYDVDILLPPAGKLGYYKIPGDVDWLHDWLLNQEAEAFLISTEMLCYGGLVASREADTSLDQAIRRLETLKALRKENPQALIFASSIVRRASITVNSAETENKWKALTEYLKSATENCQVQMSDFDDEYLKYYRQLRSRNHEINKLCVDFVATGVVDTLVLAVEDTFPHGPHEPEVDVLKAKVIHLGLQGKVYIHNGADEVMQELLVRVFNQRDVELHFDSGETVMRIMEFEHQPFVKNLLSHVSLTGFSVRPDSNTAILIIGSNLEKGLHTLEKLVEEGKEIYLLDLFHPNGADEHLVHELLSMIRNSPAIFLKGFSAWNTASNRLGTLLAEAAWKSTKDELRLLKFMLERFVDDYLYQSVYRRKLEDMLNSYGKDKYNIGPNSDIMRVFTSEFTIESNNLLNNFAGRIFRANNKTWLLKSASLNYFALPWNRTFECKVSVQIETEEL; from the coding sequence CATGTATGACGTAGACATTCTCCTGCCACCAGCTGGAAAACTTGGCTACTATAAGATACCAGGAGATGTGGATTGGTTGCATGATTGGCTTTTGAATCAAGAAGCCGAAGCGTTTTTGATTTCTACAGAAATGTTGTGCTACGGAGGCCTGGTTGCGTCCAGAGAAGCTGATACTTCCCTAGACCAAGCAATAAGAAGGTTGGAAACATTGAAAGCCTTGAGAAAAGAAAATCCGCAGGCGTTAATCTTTGCTTCTTCTATTGTGCGTAGAGCTTCAATTACAGTGAATTCAGCAGAAACAGAGAACAAGTGGAAGGCGCTCACAGAATACTTGAAGTCCGCCACCGAGAACTGCCAAGTCCAAATGAGCGACTTTGACGATGAGTATTTGAAATACTACCGACAACTTCGAAGTAGAAATCACGAAATTAACAAACTATGCGTAGACTTCGTAGCAACCGGCGTAGTGGATACCCTCGTCCTGGCTGTTGAAGATACTTTTCCGCACGGACCTCATGAGCCGGAGGTAGACGTCTTGAAGGCAAAGGTGATTCATTTAGGTCTTCAAGGTAAAGTTTACATACACAATGGGGCAGATGAAGTAATGCAAGAGCTGCTCGTAAGAGTCTTTAATCAAAGGGACGTGGAACTTCATTTTGATTCAGGTGAAACAGTGATGCGAATTATGGAGTTTGAACATCAACCATTTGTGAAGAATCTACTGTCTCATGTCTCTCTTACTGGCTTTTCTGTCCGCCCTGACTCGAATACAGCGATATTGATAATTGGCTCTAACTTGGAAAAGGGTTTACATACACTTGAAAAATTGGTCGAGGAAGGTAAAGAAATATATCTGCTCGATCTCTTCCACCCCAACGGCGCTGACGAACATCTTGTGCACGAACTTCTCAGCATGATTAGAAACAGCCCGGCGATTTTTCTGAAAGGTTTTTCTGCTTGGAATACCGCATCCAATCGCCTGGGGACTCTGTTGGCAGAAGCAGCGTGGAAGTCTACTAAGGATGAACTACGACTATTGAAATTCATGCTTGAAAGATTCGTAGATGATTACCTTTATCAATCGGTATACAGACGTAAGCTCGAAGATATGCTAAATTCCTATGGTAAAGACAAGTATAATATTGGTCCCAATTCGGATATCATGAGGGTTTTCACTTCTGAGTTTACTATAGAATCGAATAACCTTCTGAATAATTTTGCTGGCAGGATTTTTCGAGCTAACAATAAGACCTGGTTGTTGAAATCCGCTTCTCTCAACTATTTCGCACTACCATGGAATAGAACCTTTGAGTGTAAAGTTAGTGTTCAAATTGAGACTGAGGAACTCTGA